Sequence from the Pseudomonas frederiksbergensis genome:
GGCGGCGGCCATTGGCTCCACGGTCATGGGCCTGATCGCCAACTACCCGATCGCCCTCGCGCCGGGCATGGGCCTGAACGCCTTCTTCACCTACACCGTGGTCCTGCACATGGGCCATACCTGGCAAGTGGCGCTGGGCGCGGTGTTCGTCTCCGCCGTGCTGTTCTTCCTGTTGTCGATCTTCCGCATCCGCGAATGGATCATCAACAGCATCCCGCTGCCGCTGCGCTCGGCCATCGCTGCCGGTATCGGCCTGTTCCTGGCGCTGATTGCCCTGAACAATGCCGGCATCGTGGTGAAAAACCCGGCGACCATGGTCGGCCTTGGCGACTTGAAGCAACCGGCGCCGATCCTGGCAACCCTCGGTTTCGTCCTGATCGTCGCCCTCGAAGCCTTGAAAGTGCGCGGCGCGGTGCTGATCGGCATCCTCGCGGTCACCGTCGTCTCGATCCTGATGGGCTTCACGCCATTCGGCGGCATCATTTCCGCACCGCCATCCCTGGCCCCGACGTTCCTGCAACTGGACATCAAGGGCGCCCTGGACATCGGCCTGGTGAGCGTGATCTTCGCCTTCCTGTTCGTCGACCTGTTCGACAACTCCGGCACCCTGATCGGCGTCGCCAAGCGCGCCGGGCTGATGGGCAAGGACGGCCACATGCCGAAGATGGGTC
This genomic interval carries:
- a CDS encoding NCS2 family permease, whose product is MLERLFQLKAHNTNVRTEILAGVTTFLAMAYILFVNPSILGETGMDKGAVFVATCLAAAIGSTVMGLIANYPIALAPGMGLNAFFTYTVVLHMGHTWQVALGAVFVSAVLFFLLSIFRIREWIINSIPLPLRSAIAAGIGLFLALIALNNAGIVVKNPATMVGLGDLKQPAPILATLGFVLIVALEALKVRGAVLIGILAVTVVSILMGFTPFGGIISAPPSLAPTFLQLDIKGALDIGLVSVIFAFLFVDLFDNSGTLIGVAKRAGLMGKDGHMPKMGRALIADSTAAMAGSLLGTSTTTSYIESAAGVSAGGRTGLTAIVVAILFLLALFFSPLAASVPAFATAPALLFVAVLMTSGLAEIDWDDITVAAPVVITALAMPFTYSIANGIAFGFIAWTAIKLVSGRGRELNPALVILSILFVIKLGWFNA